A segment of the Desulfofundulus kuznetsovii DSM 6115 genome:
CATTGGTTCCGGCTTTATTATGTCCCAGGACGGCTACATTCTTACCAACGAGCACGTAATCGACGGAGCCCAAAAGATAACCGTAACCATCCAGGGATTCGACCAGCCCCTGCCGGCCAGGGTAGTCGGTGCCGACTACGACCTGGACCTGGCCGTGTTAAAAGTTGATGCCGGCAAGTCCCTGCCCACTTTGAAGATGGGGGATTCCAATAAAATCCGTGTGGGAGACTGGGTGATCGCCATTGGCAATCCCTTCGGGCTGGATCACACAGTAACGGTAGGGGTGATCAGTGCCAAAGGCCGGCCGGTTACGGTGGAAAACCGGCGCTACAAAAACCTTTTGCAAACCGATGCCTCCATTAACCCGGGTAACAGTGGCGGCCCGCTCTTGAATCTCAATGGTGAAGTGGTGGGCATTAACACTGCTGTAGCCCAGGCCCAGGGTATTGGCTTTGCCATTCCCACCAGCACAGTCAAGGAGGTTTTAAACCAGCTCCTCCAGGGTAATGGAAAGGGGCGTCCCTGGTTAGGCGTGCAGATGCAGCCCGTAACTGAAGAAATTGCTGCTTATCTGGAACTGCCGGCGGCAGCAGGGGCGCTGGTGGTAGGTGTTATCCCGGGCAGCCCGGCAGATAATGCGGGATTGGTGCAGGGGGATGTGATCTTACAGGTGGATAACCAGAAGATTGGAAACCCCGATGATGTGGTGAGTATCATCCAGAAGAGCAAGGTGGGTCAGCGGGTGGTGCTGCAAATCTATCGTAACGGCCGGGCCCGCTATGTTCCCTTAATCCTTGCCGAAAAACCCCCACAATTGCGCTGAAAAATACCCCTTCCTTCAGGAAGGGGTATTTTCCTGCATATGTTCTAACATCCTTTTTACTTCCTTCCTTAAAAGTTTTCCGGAAGTTGTTTTGGGCAAGCCTTCGATACACTGTATTTTACGGGGTACCTTATAAGGGGCTAGCCTCTGAGCACAGAAGGCCTGTAATTCCGCAGGGTCAAGCCTTTCGTGGCCCCGGGGCATGACCAGGGCCGTCACTTCTTCTCCCATCACGGGATCGGGGACACCTACAACAACGGCATCGAAAACCTGGGGATGCTGGTAGAGAACCTCTTCGACCTCCCGGGGATCGATGTTTAATCCTCCACGGATAATCACGTTCTTTTTACGGCCAACGATGAATACATAGCCGTCTTCGTCCATATAACCCAGGTCTCCCGTATGCAGCCAGCCGTTGCGGAGCACCTTTTGGGTTTCTTCTTCCTGGTTAAAGTACCCCTTCATTACGTTTGGCCCCCGGACCACGATTTCTCCCACCTGACCGGCAGGTAGGGGTTGATCCTCATAATCTACAATTTTTACCTCCACGCCCGGAATGGGGGGGCCGACGGAACCCGGTTTTTTGACACCAACCACGGGGTTGCAGCATACTACCGGGGAAGTTTCAGTAAGGCCGTAACCCTCCGTAATCTGCAGGCCAAACTTTTTCTCAAAGGCGTGGAAAACCTGAACGGGCAGGTGAGCGCCACCGCAAAAGGCAATTTTCCAGGAGCTTAGATCAAAGTTCTCGGCCTGCGGTTCTTCCAGCAGCAACACATACATGGTAGGCGGGCCAAAGAAAAAGGTGATCTTTTCATCCTGGATGGTTTGTAAGACCGCGCGGGCTCCAGGCCATTTTTCATGGATGACCACCGTGGCCCCGGCGACCAGGGAAGCGTGTAGTACACAGGTTTGGGCCGCCGAGTGGTAAGCCGGTGCTACTAGCAGGGTCCGGTCCTGGGGGGTGAACCCGCACAAGCGGGCAAAGGTGAACGCGTTACTGTAAAGATTGCCGTAGGTTAACATCACTCCCTTGGGCTTACCGGTATTTCCGGGAGTATAAAGTATTTCCGCCACGTCATCCCTTTCTCTGGGCCGGGCAGGGTCGTCGGCGGGAGACGATACCAGCAATTCCTCATAGGAATAGGCATTTGGAATAGTTTTTGCAGCATCTGTAACAATGAAGCCCCGGGGAATAGGGAGTTTCCTGGCGAGTTCGGTAAATATGGAGATATTTGCCGAGTTACAAATGACAAGGGCAGGGGAAGCGTCCCGGGCAATAACAGCTACTTCATGAATGGTATAAAGGGGATCAATGGGAACGGCAACGCCCCTTGCACCTATGACTGAGTAAAAGGAAACCACGAATTCGGGGCAATTTTCCAACGATATGAGCACCCGTTCACCAGGCGCCAGCCCTAACTTTTTTAAGCCGTTGGCAAAACGGTTAACCCAGTAGTTAAGGGTGGCATAGGGTATGCGTTGATCGTGAAAAACCAGGGCTTCGTGATCGGGGAAAAGCCGGCCGACTTCGGCCAGCCTCAGGGCCAGGTTCATTATGTTTACCTCCTTGTGCAGCCCGGGGCAAAATCAAGGACGAAAAGCGTATTGAGCCTGCCAGTTTATTATTTAAAAAATTCTCTTTTGAGCAAACAAATTCCTGCCGCGGTTATATCTTTTATTTTGTGTGAAGAGCTTTAAGTTAGAACCTTTAAAAAAGCTGATAGCTGGCTTCGCTCTAGCGTGGTTTTGCGGGCACGACCACCATATTACCCCGTCAAGTGTTGCCGCCGGCCGGGGTCATTTTCTGTTACCCGTAAATAACGGCGGAGCAGTTCTTCCCTCCCCATAGCCACGATTTTCGGGGAAAGCTTTTCCTTATGCCGGTGCAGGCGTAACCGGCCCTCGGAGTGATAAAGGCTCAAAAGCCAGCCCTGATACCAGGTGGCCAGGCTTTTAATGATGGCCGGAGGCTCGCTGACGGTAAAACCCAGGCGTTCCGTTCCTCGGTAAAGCATCGTTAACCCAACTACAGCCCGGATATTTTTCCCCTGGGGTGTACTTTGCACCCAACGGGCAAGGGCGGGAAGGGAACGCTTTACTTCTTTTAAAGTAAGCAGAGCAATCCGTTCCGGGCTTTTTCCGGTCCGGGTGATTTCTTTGAGCATTTCATTGTTCAGGTGAAGTTCGGCAATGGGATCCCGGGGTCGTAAAAGTGTCCCATCGGATAGAGCCAGGGGCCTGCCGCGATAACGCTTCATCCGGAGACGAAAGAGGGTGGGGCGGCCGTCAAAGTACAGCTCCTTTATACCGAATAAACGTGTAAGAAAAGAGTCCATCCTCTGCCCCAGGCGGCTCCAGAAATTTTCCTGGGGCAAATACAGTTCTGCTAGCGGGGCGACGGATAGCCCTCGCTGTTGCAGCCCTTCTATAATTAAGGGCAGGGCCGCCAGCATTTTTGCAGGTGCTCCCGGGGTTGCCCCCGGAGTATCATCGCTGTCGTGGAAAACCAGGATCGAGCCCTCTCGCACACGGGAAAGAACCTGGCGGGTTATGGATTCGGGGGTACAGCGGCGTCCCCAGTCCCAGCTCATAAAAGACCATAATACCACCCGCTGGCCAAACAGGTAACTGTGGAGCAGTGAGAAAAGGTTAAATAAACCCCAGGGCGGCCGGTACAGGCGCGGCGGCTGGCCGGTGATTTCCGCGATTACCCGGCTGGCTTCCCTTACTTCCCTGATCATAGCCCGGGGCCCTAAAAACCAGGGAAAATGATGGCGAAAGCCGTGGCTGGCCACTTCGTGCCCTTCGGCAGTCATTCTGGTGATCAATTCCGGATGAGCTTTGGCCTTGTGACCGAGTACAAAAAAGCATGCCCGTACCTTATATTGCTTTAAGATGTCTAAAACCTGGGGAGTATAGACGGGATCGGGGCCGTCATCAAAGGTAATGGCTACCCGCTTACCGCCCCGGGGTCCCTGCCAGATGACCCCGATATGGCAAAGGCGCGCCAGGGCGGTGGGTAAGAGGGCATATATCCCCAGGAGAAAAGTGATTATTTTAAACAGGGATTGCGTCATGCTCTTCTCTCCAGCTAAAAGAAAATCTTGAGAAAATAATTGTTATTTAACAAGAAATTTTTCCAGAGGGTAAAAGGTGTAAAAGATAGCTACGGTTATAAGGAGCAGCGTTGCCAGCATGATAGGAGCCGTGATGCCTCCGTACCTGGCCACCAGGCTGCCCAGGGCCGGACCAATGGCTGCTCCCAAACCCTCAACGGTGGCGAAAACACCCCACCCCGTAGCCTGTCGCTCCGGGGGGATAACCCTGGCCAGCAAGGTGTTCCAGGCTGGCAGGATTACGGCATAGGAAAGACCAAGCAAGATAGCCAGGGGAAAGGCACTTTGGGGGCCGTGGCTGACGGCAAGTAAACCCAGACAAAGGGCGCTTAATCCAAACCCGGCGGCTAAAAGGCTATTCAGGGTCAGGCGGCCCAATACCATTCCCATCGGAAGGAGGCCAAGCACGGCGGTTCCTCCACCTGCTAGAAGCAAAAGGCCGTACTGGTTATAACTTAAGCCCAGCTGGTTTTGCGCAAAAAGGGGCAGTACGGGTAACAAAAGACCTGCGCAAAAGGTTTGTAAAAACATTCCCGGGATTAAGATCCGTGTTACTGCTGGATTGGTTGCCAGGCGGGCAAGGGAAAGAAAAATACCCTGCCTGGTTTGCTTTTCGCGGCGACCCCTGGAAGGTAAAATAAACAGGGTAAGAACTACGGAAACCAGCCACAGGATGATGATCATGGAAAAGGCCGGCTCAAATCCCCTGTGTAAGATGAAATTTACGGCTACCAGCCCGGCGCCGGCCCCGGCCAACCATGCGGCAAAAACCAGACCGACGCGGCTGGCCCGGCCGGGCATCTCAACCGGGGCCACCTCACTCATTACTCCCAGCCAGACAGGGGACATGCCCAGGCCCAAAAGGGCTGAGGCACCCACTAGAATAACGGGTAAAGGCCACAGTTTCATGGCCATCAGGGACGCCAGGCCGGTAATTAAACCAATCAGCAACACCGGCCTGCCCGTACGGTCGAAATGCCAGCCGGCGGCAGTTTTGGAGGCAGTTTCGGTAAAATAATGGGCGGAAACCGCAAAACCAGCCGCAGTTATGGACAGGCCCAGGTGCTTAACGGCATATATGGGGAGGAAGGAAAGGAAAAAGGCTCCCCTGGCAAATTCCGTAGTAAAGAGGATGACCAGCAGTATCCATTCCTGGCGGGTAAGGTTTGCCGGCAGCAACGGCCGTGTAGCCCCCTGAGTCGAGATTTTCCTTCATTATACCGTAAAAACGGTAGATTTGGAAGGGTGTGCAAGGGGAGGCCTACGGGGGCAAAAAGTTTGGGTGGGGAAATTTCCCACCCTCACGAAAATAGCTTTATTTTAAGATTTACGGGTGAAGGCTAAAAGAATTATTTCCTTGCCCTGCCGTCCGGCATTTAATTTTCTCTCTACTTCCTGTAGCTGGCTAAGCTGGATATCGTTCAGGTCGGCAAATTCCATTCCTTGAATGTCCATCTTCTTCCTTTTGATCCCTCCTTTCTCGATAGTGTTTTTAGTATGTCCCTCTGGGCAAAACTTAGATTGTACTTTCTGTTGAAATCACCTTAAAATTTCAATATAATAAAGTCGCTCTCGTTATTTTTTGCACCAACCTTTGTTTTGTTCAAAAGTTGTTCATTTAGGGAACATCGTACGGGGGTAAACCATGCGGCGCCTGTGGACAACCTTTTTTTGTTGCCTTTTGCTTTTATTTTCCCAAGCTGCCCAAGCGGCGTCACTACCGCAAACATTAGGGGAAGCGGCTTTGCTGATGGACGCGCGGAACGGGCAGGTTCTATACCAGAAAAATGCCAGCTCGCCCATGTATCCGGCCAGTACTACTAAGATTCTCACGGCCATTATAGCCCTGGAACATTCCCGCCTGGATGAAGTGGTTACTGTTTCCCGGGAAGCCGCCCGGGTTGAGGGATCTGCCATCGGCTTGCAGGAAGGCGAGAGGCTCACCATGGAGGACCTCCTGTATGCGCTGTTGCTGGCTTCAGCCAATGATGCGGCTATAGCCATTGCCGAACATGTAGCCGGTTCGGTCCCTGCTTTTGCTGCTTTAATGAATGAAAAGGCACGCTCAATCGGAGCCCGGGCAAGTAGTTTCCAGAATCCCAGCGGTCTGCCCGACCCCCGGCATTATACTACTGCCCACGACCTGGCCCTGATTGCCCGGTATGCCATGCAAAATCCTACCTTCAGAACCATTGTGTCCACCCGTTTGAAGCAGATCCGGCGGCCGGATGCGGACAGAAGTAAAGGACCTCCCCAGGAGCACCTCTGGAATCACAACCGGCTTCTTTCCCGTTATGAAGGGGCCATCGGGGTTAAGACCGGTTATACCGTTGAGGCGGGGCAATGCCTGGTGGCCGCCGCCCAACGCGATAACCGGGAATTAATTGCCGTGATTTTGAACAGTCAGGGGGCCGCTGTTTACAGTGATGCCCGGGTCCTGCTTGACTATGGTTTTTCCGCCTTTAAGCCTGTCAGGTTGGTGGAAAAGGGGGAGAAGGTATCTTCCTTTTCCGTGCCCGGTGGTGCTGAAGAAGTTGAGGCCATTACCGGGAACAGTTTTTATATTAATTTTCCCGCCGGTGAAAAGCCATCCTTTGAGCGGAAAATCGTTATGCGCCAGGATTTACGGGCACCTCTGTCCACAGGGCAAAAGGTGGGGGAACTGGTTTTTACCCAGGCCGGGGGTAAAGAGCTAGGGCGGGTGGAGTTGTTATCGGCTCGGGCCGTAGAGATCAGTGCGACCAGGCGTTGGTTTGCCTGGCTTCTGGGTGCGATTGTATTTGTTGTGGCTTTGCGCTTAAGGACCATTATGGTGCGCCGCCGGCGCCGGCGGTTGCGCTACCCGCCATATTTACGCTAAGCCAGTTTTCAAGCTGCCATTGACTTTTTTCTGTATGTTCATTATACTTACACAAAGGGCTTAATGGCGGGGTGAGCTCCGGATGCAAAGAGTCATTAACGAGGTGGAGGAAAAACTCCGGGCCGGCGACTCTAAACTTACGCCGCGCCGGGAGCATATCCTGCGCGTGCTTTTGGAAAATAAAGACAAACATTTAAGTGCGGAGGAGATTTATAATCTGGTTAAACAAAAAGCTCCCGACGTGGGACTGGCCACAGTTTACCGCACTTTAGAACTCTTTTTAGATTTTGATATTATCCACAGCATTGATTTCGGGGACGGACGCAAACGCTATGAGTTTGGTGGTGAGCGGGGAGAAGGACACCATCACCATCATCTCGTCTGTACCAGTTGCGGAAAAATTATAGAGGTTAATGAAGATTTGTTGGAAGATCTGGAAAAACGGGTTACGGAAGCCTATAACTTCACCATTACCGACCACGAGTTAAAATTTTTCGGATATTGTAAGAAATGTGCAGTTAAGGAGGATTAAGGGTCCGCAAAAGAGGACTTTTTTGCAGGAGAGTGAAAAATCTCACAATTAAACATGGCTATTAGCAGCAGCTACTTAAAGTTATTTCCTGGAGGTTGCACCGGCCCCCGACTGTGTACTATGATGGATATAACGAACGCATTTCCAATATTAACGAGGGGTTGTTATACAGGGTACAAAAAGTTAGCGGTAAAGAGCTGTTTTTTGCCTACATATGTGAAAAAAGTCACGAATCGAATGAGCGCTTGTAAATTTTACATTAAAGTTGACTTGAGATGGTTGTATTGGTACAAGCTGGTGGAGTATGATAGTGATACCGAACTTTTCCCAGATATACACGAGGGGGGTATTTTAGCATGGAACTGCCGCGGCACTACAATGAAAACAGGCTGGTTCTGATGGTACAGGAACCCACCGTCATTTTCAGTTACTGGGAATTGTCCCGGGGGCAGTGGGAGTCCCTGGGAGAAGGGCGTTCTTTATTTTTAAGGATTTATACTACCGGGTCGAACCGGGTGAGTAACGTTTTAAAGGAAGTGTCTCTTCCCCCCTTTACTAACGACTGGTATTTTTGCGATCTGCTTCCGGACCAAACTTACCAGGCCGAACTCGGTTATTACGGGCCGGAGGGAGAATTTTATCCCCTGCTTCGTTCCAACCGGGTCGTTACGCCCCGTACCCGGAGAGTGGAGGGAATGGTTCGGTTTTTGAAGGTGAAGACAGTTATTCAGAACACTACAAACAGAGATACCGCAGAAGAACAATGGGAGAGCAATGCTGTTTGGGAAGGATACAGTTCAGTAGACTTATCGCATAGGAGCTAACTTATTGACTGGAAAGGGGTAACATCGCAATGGCCGCAGGCTACCTGGCGCTAGTGCTGCACGCCCATTTACCCTTTGTAAGACATCCGGAGATGCCCGAGTGCCTGGAAGAACGCTGGTTCTTTGAGGCTCTAACCGAGTGTTACATCCCCCTGTTGGAAGTGCTGCAAGGGTTGGTCCGGGACGGAGTGTCCTTTCAGCTGACCATATCTCTTTCCCCGCCCCTTTTAGCTATGCTTGCCGATCCGTTGCTTCAAGAACGTTATCTTAACCACCTGGAGGCAATGATCCAGCTGGGGGAGGCGGAGTGCCGACGTACCGCGGGAGACGCCAGCCTGCACCCCCTGGCTTTGATGTATCTGGAAAAGTTAAAGGAGGTACGAAGGGCATATACAAATAAATACCAGGGCGATCTGATTGGCGCCTTCCGGACCTTGCAGAAGTCAGGAAAAGTGGAGCTAATTACCACCTGCGCTACCCATGGATATTTACCGCTAATACAGACCAGGGAGGCCAGGAAGGCACAAATTGGTGTGGGAGTGGATTTTTATGCACGGCTTTTCGGCGGGCCTCCCCATGGGTTCTGGTTGCCGGAATGCGGATATGCACCTGGCGTGGAGGAGTTGCTTAAAGAATTCGGTATCAGTTATTTCATTGTTGAGACCCACGGCTTACTGTACGCGGATCCCGTTCCCCGCTACGGTGTTTTTGCTCCGGCCAGTTGTGCCAACGGATTGGCCGTTTTTGGGCGGGACCCGGAGAGTTCCCGTCAGGTTTGGGACAGGCAAACGGGTTATCCCGGCGACTTTTTCTACAGGGAGTTTTACCGGGATATTGGTTATGACCTGGATCTGGACTATTTGCGCCCCTACCTGCCGGGAGGTACCATCCGGGTGGATACCGGGTTTAAGTATTACCGGATTACCGGCCCTGGTCCCCACAAAGAGCCCTATCGTCCAGAGCTGGCTCGAGAACGGGCAGCGGAGCATGCCGCTCACTTTCTTTACCACCGGCAACAGCAGGTGCTTCGTCACGGGGCAAAGATGGACCGTCCCCCGCTGGTGGTTGCTCCCTATGACGCGGAATTGTTTGGTCACTGGTGGTATGAAGGTCCTCAATGGATAGACTTGCTTTGCCGCAAAACTTGCTTCGATCAGGATGTTATCCAGATGATTACTCCCGGCCAGTACCTGTCCCTGCACCCCGATTTGCAGGTGGTGGATCTGCCCATGAGCAGCTGGGGAGAAGGGGGTTATAGTCGTGTCTGGCTGAATCCAAGCAATGACTGGATTTACCGCCACCTCCACCGGGCCGAGGCCGCCATGGCCGACCTGGCCGACTTGCATCCGAACGCCGCCGGCGTGAAAAAGAGGGCCTTAAATCAGGCCGCCCGGGAATTGCTTTTAGCCCAAAGCAGTGACTGGGCCTTTATCCTTAGAATGGAAACCGCCGTGGACTATGCCCGGAAAAGATTGACCGAGCATATTGGCAGGTTTAACCTCCTGGCGGAGCAATTGGAAAACGGGTATATTGACGAGGCGGCGCTCCAGGAAATGGAATACAGGGACAACATTTTCCCCCAGCTGGACTACCGCATTTACAGCCGCCACCGGCGATACAATGGCGTGTGCGTGGGGACCCGGTCACATTTGCGCATCTTAATGCTATCCTGGG
Coding sequences within it:
- a CDS encoding S1C family serine protease, yielding MQNWKRTLAFVALAAFVAGVMFAGGCLLVNDLKPQKDGIPQVNNVANAMPGVGPGTVADIVSKAGPAVVKIDTVKIRNSGRVDPFFDDPFFRQFFGGPFGFQSQPREERGIGSGFIMSQDGYILTNEHVIDGAQKITVTIQGFDQPLPARVVGADYDLDLAVLKVDAGKSLPTLKMGDSNKIRVGDWVIAIGNPFGLDHTVTVGVISAKGRPVTVENRRYKNLLQTDASINPGNSGGPLLNLNGEVVGINTAVAQAQGIGFAIPTSTVKEVLNQLLQGNGKGRPWLGVQMQPVTEEIAAYLELPAAAGALVVGVIPGSPADNAGLVQGDVILQVDNQKIGNPDDVVSIIQKSKVGQRVVLQIYRNGRARYVPLILAEKPPQLR
- a CDS encoding class I adenylate-forming enzyme family protein — translated: MNLALRLAEVGRLFPDHEALVFHDQRIPYATLNYWVNRFANGLKKLGLAPGERVLISLENCPEFVVSFYSVIGARGVAVPIDPLYTIHEVAVIARDASPALVICNSANISIFTELARKLPIPRGFIVTDAAKTIPNAYSYEELLVSSPADDPARPRERDDVAEILYTPGNTGKPKGVMLTYGNLYSNAFTFARLCGFTPQDRTLLVAPAYHSAAQTCVLHASLVAGATVVIHEKWPGARAVLQTIQDEKITFFFGPPTMYVLLLEEPQAENFDLSSWKIAFCGGAHLPVQVFHAFEKKFGLQITEGYGLTETSPVVCCNPVVGVKKPGSVGPPIPGVEVKIVDYEDQPLPAGQVGEIVVRGPNVMKGYFNQEEETQKVLRNGWLHTGDLGYMDEDGYVFIVGRKKNVIIRGGLNIDPREVEEVLYQHPQVFDAVVVGVPDPVMGEEVTALVMPRGHERLDPAELQAFCAQRLAPYKVPRKIQCIEGLPKTTSGKLLRKEVKRMLEHMQENTPS
- a CDS encoding polysaccharide deacetylase family protein, encoding MTQSLFKIITFLLGIYALLPTALARLCHIGVIWQGPRGGKRVAITFDDGPDPVYTPQVLDILKQYKVRACFFVLGHKAKAHPELITRMTAEGHEVASHGFRHHFPWFLGPRAMIREVREASRVIAEITGQPPRLYRPPWGLFNLFSLLHSYLFGQRVVLWSFMSWDWGRRCTPESITRQVLSRVREGSILVFHDSDDTPGATPGAPAKMLAALPLIIEGLQQRGLSVAPLAELYLPQENFWSRLGQRMDSFLTRLFGIKELYFDGRPTLFRLRMKRYRGRPLALSDGTLLRPRDPIAELHLNNEMLKEITRTGKSPERIALLTLKEVKRSLPALARWVQSTPQGKNIRAVVGLTMLYRGTERLGFTVSEPPAIIKSLATWYQGWLLSLYHSEGRLRLHRHKEKLSPKIVAMGREELLRRYLRVTENDPGRRQHLTG
- a CDS encoding MFS transporter; the encoded protein is MLPANLTRQEWILLVILFTTEFARGAFFLSFLPIYAVKHLGLSITAAGFAVSAHYFTETASKTAAGWHFDRTGRPVLLIGLITGLASLMAMKLWPLPVILVGASALLGLGMSPVWLGVMSEVAPVEMPGRASRVGLVFAAWLAGAGAGLVAVNFILHRGFEPAFSMIIILWLVSVVLTLFILPSRGRREKQTRQGIFLSLARLATNPAVTRILIPGMFLQTFCAGLLLPVLPLFAQNQLGLSYNQYGLLLLAGGGTAVLGLLPMGMVLGRLTLNSLLAAGFGLSALCLGLLAVSHGPQSAFPLAILLGLSYAVILPAWNTLLARVIPPERQATGWGVFATVEGLGAAIGPALGSLVARYGGITAPIMLATLLLITVAIFYTFYPLEKFLVK
- a CDS encoding D-alanyl-D-alanine carboxypeptidase family protein, with the protein product MRRLWTTFFCCLLLLFSQAAQAASLPQTLGEAALLMDARNGQVLYQKNASSPMYPASTTKILTAIIALEHSRLDEVVTVSREAARVEGSAIGLQEGERLTMEDLLYALLLASANDAAIAIAEHVAGSVPAFAALMNEKARSIGARASSFQNPSGLPDPRHYTTAHDLALIARYAMQNPTFRTIVSTRLKQIRRPDADRSKGPPQEHLWNHNRLLSRYEGAIGVKTGYTVEAGQCLVAAAQRDNRELIAVILNSQGAAVYSDARVLLDYGFSAFKPVRLVEKGEKVSSFSVPGGAEEVEAITGNSFYINFPAGEKPSFERKIVMRQDLRAPLSTGQKVGELVFTQAGGKELGRVELLSARAVEISATRRWFAWLLGAIVFVVALRLRTIMVRRRRRRLRYPPYLR
- a CDS encoding Fur family transcriptional regulator, with amino-acid sequence MQRVINEVEEKLRAGDSKLTPRREHILRVLLENKDKHLSAEEIYNLVKQKAPDVGLATVYRTLELFLDFDIIHSIDFGDGRKRYEFGGERGEGHHHHHLVCTSCGKIIEVNEDLLEDLEKRVTEAYNFTITDHELKFFGYCKKCAVKED
- a CDS encoding DUF4912 domain-containing protein yields the protein MELPRHYNENRLVLMVQEPTVIFSYWELSRGQWESLGEGRSLFLRIYTTGSNRVSNVLKEVSLPPFTNDWYFCDLLPDQTYQAELGYYGPEGEFYPLLRSNRVVTPRTRRVEGMVRFLKVKTVIQNTTNRDTAEEQWESNAVWEGYSSVDLSHRS
- a CDS encoding 1,4-alpha-glucan branching protein domain-containing protein is translated as MAAGYLALVLHAHLPFVRHPEMPECLEERWFFEALTECYIPLLEVLQGLVRDGVSFQLTISLSPPLLAMLADPLLQERYLNHLEAMIQLGEAECRRTAGDASLHPLALMYLEKLKEVRRAYTNKYQGDLIGAFRTLQKSGKVELITTCATHGYLPLIQTREARKAQIGVGVDFYARLFGGPPHGFWLPECGYAPGVEELLKEFGISYFIVETHGLLYADPVPRYGVFAPASCANGLAVFGRDPESSRQVWDRQTGYPGDFFYREFYRDIGYDLDLDYLRPYLPGGTIRVDTGFKYYRITGPGPHKEPYRPELARERAAEHAAHFLYHRQQQVLRHGAKMDRPPLVVAPYDAELFGHWWYEGPQWIDLLCRKTCFDQDVIQMITPGQYLSLHPDLQVVDLPMSSWGEGGYSRVWLNPSNDWIYRHLHRAEAAMADLADLHPNAAGVKKRALNQAARELLLAQSSDWAFILRMETAVDYARKRLTEHIGRFNLLAEQLENGYIDEAALQEMEYRDNIFPQLDYRIYSRHRRYNGVCVGTRSHLRILMLSWEYPPATVGGLARHVYDLSRALARLGDEVHVITCPVAGEKAYSLQQGVHVHRLLPEQLNAKDFLTWVGQLNRGMIELAGQVIADWGTPHLVHAHDWMVGAAGEHLHEQYGFPLVATIHATEYGRNRGIRTDLQRRIHEKEYQLTQGAALVICCSNYMAEEICRLFELDREKIKVIPNGVDPASLTDGRTKEPDCKDLYHRDPNIVFLGRLVPEKGVQVLLEALASISERVKGTRLLVAGRGPYEEYLKGRVEELGLSPKVQFVGFVDDLGRNRLLEMARVAVFPSLYEPFGIVALEAMAARVPVVVADTGGLGEIVEHGVDGYKAPPGRPDMLAHYITQLLFYPELAVEMCRRAWRKVITIYNWQYIAEETHQAYCQAMARPVASLWHRGL